One genomic window of Ziziphus jujuba cultivar Dongzao chromosome 4, ASM3175591v1 includes the following:
- the LOC107415772 gene encoding uncharacterized protein LOC107415772 isoform X1 gives MVEVGEGSGVKPTAEIWAKLAVPLDPGYSDIEIRSDETVVCSEVSSSSVEKREWCKISRNLDLVSATIRNESSYTILADDAAIQNEETAIIKCGSEIIPGPDREGYLSYRFEVMPFPDSSPKQIKICVDVEHAKCSICLSIWHDVVTAAPCLHNFCNGCFSEWLRRSQEKHVCVLCPQCRAVVQFVGRNHFLQNIAENILQADSSLKRSNEEVAHLDSYASIQSNLVVKAGKRQTRKRIHSLVEEETELPCPQCGTEIGGFRCNHDTVHLQCQACGGMMPSRVNTFVPQHCVGCDRAFCGAYWHAQRVSVSDSHPICSRENFKPISERSISRIPFLAHEKNRVEQDVTEKCIRRMGRTLQDVMTEWIAKLNNREIDRTRMPLNHAEMITAETHLCNDCYEKLISFLLYWFRISMPKHFLPPDASKRENCWYGYSCRTQHHNVEHARKRNHVCRPTQGNNV, from the exons ATGGTGGAAGTCGGTGAAGGCTCCGGTGTAAAACCCACTGCCGAAATCTGGGCCAAGCTTG CAGTTCCACTGGACCCAGGATATTCAGATATTGAGATTAGGTCAGATGAAACTGTGGTTTGCTCAGAGGTCAGTTCCTCTTCTGTTGAAAAACGTGAATGGTGTAAAATATCGCGAAATTTAGATTTGGTTTCTGCCACAATCCGAAATGAGAG TTCATATACAATACTTGCTGATGATGCTGCTATCCAAAATGAAGAAACTGCCATTATCAAGTGTGGAAGTGAAATTATTCCTGGCCCTGATAGAGAAG GGTATTTGAGCTATAGGTTCGAAGTAATGCCCTTTCCTGATTCCTCCCCAAAGCAAATAAAG ATTTGTGTTGATGTTGAGCATGCAAAATGCAGCATTTGCCTAAGCATATGGCACGATGTTGTTACTGCTGCCCCTTGCCTTCATAACTTCTG CAATGGATGTTTCTCAGAGTGGTTAAGGAGATCCCAGGAGAAACATGTGTGTGTACTCTGTCCACAGTGTAGAGCAGTTGTACAATTTGTTGGAAGAAATCATTTTCTGCAAAACATTGCAGAG AATATTCTACAAGCTGATTCTTCACTAAAACGATCCAATGAAGAAGTTGCTCATTTGGATTCCTATGCATCGATTCAATCAAATCTT GTCGTTAAGGCTGGGAAGAGGCAAACTAGGAAGAGAATTCACTCATTGGTCGAGGAAGAAACGGAGCTTCCATGCCCTCAATGTG GCACTGAGATTGGTGGGTTTCGTTGCAACCATGATACAGTTCATCTACAATGTCAAGCTTGTGGAGGAATGATGCCATCCCGAGTCAATACTTTTGTACCACAACACT GTGTAGGATGTGATAGGGCATTTTGCGGTGCTTATTGGCATGCTCAAAGAGTTTCAGTAAGTGATTCTCATCCCATATGCAGTCGTGAGAATTTTAAACCA ATCTCAGAACGATCTATCTCTAGAATTCCATTTTTGGCACATGAAAAGAACCGGGTTGAACAAGAT GTTACGGAGAAGTGCATTAGACGGATGGGGAGAACATTGCAGGATGTCATGACAGAGTGGATTGCAAAGTTGAACAACAGAGAAATTG ATAGAACAAGGATGCCACTGAATCATGCCGAGATGATAACAGCGGAGACCCATTTATGCAA TGATTGCTATGAAAAACTGATCTCATTCCTCTTGTACTGGTTCCGGATTTCAATGCCCAAACAT TTTTTACCACCAGATGCGTCAAAAAGGGAAAATTGCTGGTATGGATATTCGTGTCGGACGCAGCACCATAATGTAGAACATGCTCGCAAAAGAAATCATGTCTGCCGTCCAACACAGGGTAATAATGTGTAA
- the LOC107415772 gene encoding uncharacterized protein LOC107415772 isoform X3: MVEVGEGSGVKPTAEIWAKLAVPLDPGYSDIEIRSDETVVCSEVSSSSVEKREWCKISRNLDLVSATIRNESSYTILADDAAIQNEETAIIKCGSEIIPGPDREGYLSYRFEVMPFPDSSPKQIKICVDVEHAKCSICLSIWHDVVTAAPCLHNFCNGCFSEWLRRSQEKHVCVLCPQCRAVVQFVGRNHFLQNIAENILQADSSLKRSNEEVAHLDSYASIQSNLVVKAGKRQTRKRIHSLVEEETELPCPQCGTEIGGFRCNHDTVHLQCQACGGMMPSRVNTFVPQHCVGCDRAFCGAYWHAQRVSISERSISRIPFLAHEKNRVEQDVTEKCIRRMGRTLQDVMTEWIAKLNNREIDRTRMPLNHAEMITAETHLCNDCYEKLISFLLYWFRISMPKHFLPPDASKRENCWYGYSCRTQHHNVEHARKRNHVCRPTQGNNV, from the exons ATGGTGGAAGTCGGTGAAGGCTCCGGTGTAAAACCCACTGCCGAAATCTGGGCCAAGCTTG CAGTTCCACTGGACCCAGGATATTCAGATATTGAGATTAGGTCAGATGAAACTGTGGTTTGCTCAGAGGTCAGTTCCTCTTCTGTTGAAAAACGTGAATGGTGTAAAATATCGCGAAATTTAGATTTGGTTTCTGCCACAATCCGAAATGAGAG TTCATATACAATACTTGCTGATGATGCTGCTATCCAAAATGAAGAAACTGCCATTATCAAGTGTGGAAGTGAAATTATTCCTGGCCCTGATAGAGAAG GGTATTTGAGCTATAGGTTCGAAGTAATGCCCTTTCCTGATTCCTCCCCAAAGCAAATAAAG ATTTGTGTTGATGTTGAGCATGCAAAATGCAGCATTTGCCTAAGCATATGGCACGATGTTGTTACTGCTGCCCCTTGCCTTCATAACTTCTG CAATGGATGTTTCTCAGAGTGGTTAAGGAGATCCCAGGAGAAACATGTGTGTGTACTCTGTCCACAGTGTAGAGCAGTTGTACAATTTGTTGGAAGAAATCATTTTCTGCAAAACATTGCAGAG AATATTCTACAAGCTGATTCTTCACTAAAACGATCCAATGAAGAAGTTGCTCATTTGGATTCCTATGCATCGATTCAATCAAATCTT GTCGTTAAGGCTGGGAAGAGGCAAACTAGGAAGAGAATTCACTCATTGGTCGAGGAAGAAACGGAGCTTCCATGCCCTCAATGTG GCACTGAGATTGGTGGGTTTCGTTGCAACCATGATACAGTTCATCTACAATGTCAAGCTTGTGGAGGAATGATGCCATCCCGAGTCAATACTTTTGTACCACAACACT GTGTAGGATGTGATAGGGCATTTTGCGGTGCTTATTGGCATGCTCAAAGAGTTTCA ATCTCAGAACGATCTATCTCTAGAATTCCATTTTTGGCACATGAAAAGAACCGGGTTGAACAAGAT GTTACGGAGAAGTGCATTAGACGGATGGGGAGAACATTGCAGGATGTCATGACAGAGTGGATTGCAAAGTTGAACAACAGAGAAATTG ATAGAACAAGGATGCCACTGAATCATGCCGAGATGATAACAGCGGAGACCCATTTATGCAA TGATTGCTATGAAAAACTGATCTCATTCCTCTTGTACTGGTTCCGGATTTCAATGCCCAAACAT TTTTTACCACCAGATGCGTCAAAAAGGGAAAATTGCTGGTATGGATATTCGTGTCGGACGCAGCACCATAATGTAGAACATGCTCGCAAAAGAAATCATGTCTGCCGTCCAACACAGGGTAATAATGTGTAA
- the LOC107415773 gene encoding uncharacterized protein LOC107415773 isoform X1, with protein sequence MKQGSQQHDVDSSSRHSLNGSFRKDTSDILQNELDVSPEQSLDGSFRKSNTAMSVHSISGTSVSSKYVPSSKRAFKGLKDYGKKLADLQTFTQALEGWVSERLCTDWSNDEQVFSSPFMIDELHKLDLALEGVALQQLFRMPCSPYVPDDVKEEEYLAVEDFLHAIVNGLWRTFWHKRGPLPFFLSCPRYPGSKFYTLEKAMSKGRLNDLSGFALMSRHGSDLQFNWDQVVEFALFNQDILSGNELKFSAQIICEALFYGFHILVYRSLSKTSIVNSNSVILLVLDSKYGGVVTFGGDLRKLEFDSVNPYQSVAEWIKNHAEIRVSPVDQIWNKLGNAMWGDLGTLNILLATFYSIVQWCGPPRKSIASLASDHSLRLQKRWMECRLISSENALVCLQQASHQQGEIIEVDQNDNPVLGKNSRIKLKQGEVLVLDDQRQGQKTFQIQESSVGGNYFLYTAVSLEYPMELLMLYVGAHPSRLEPSWEDMSLWYQVQRQTKVLNILKQQGSSSKNLPEIVASGRILHSGPCSKQNPGGRCDHPWCGTPILVTSPVGESLSTIVARDGPFSPEEAIRCCRDCLVALRTAAMANVQHGDICPENIIRVVNMQGSRSNILYVPISWGRAVLEDRDSPAINLQFSSSHALQHGKLCPSSDAESLIYLLYFICRGVSQQQDSIESALQWRERSWAKRVIQQELGEVSALLKAFADYVDSLCGTPYPVDYDIWLKRLSRTVDGSADRGKMIEEVAITLRLEDVAESSGTSGCGN encoded by the exons GTTCTCAACAACATGATGTAGATTCTTCCTCCCGGCATAGTTTGAACGGAAGTTTCAGGAAGGACACATCTG ATATTCTGCAAAATGAGTTGGACGTATCTCCAGAACAAAGCCTGGATGGAAGTTTCAGGAAATCAAACACAG CTATGTCTGTACATAGTATATCTGGTACTTCAGTTTCAAGCAAGTATGTCCCTAGTTCTAAAAGAGCGTTCAAGGGACTAAAGGACTATGGAAAGAAACTTGCTGACCTGCAAACGTTCACACAGGCTCTTGAGGGTTGGGTTTCAGAGAGATTATGTACAGATTGGAGCAATGATGAACAAGTTTTCAGTTCCCCTTTTATGATTGATGAATTACACAAGCTTGACTTAGCATTGGAGGGGGTTGCGTTGCAGCAGCTTTTCCGCATGCCATGCTCGCCTTATGTTCCTGATGATGTAAAAGAAGAAGAGTACCTTGCTGTAGAAGACTTCCTCCATGCTATTGTAAATGGATTGTGGCGTACATTTTGGCATAAAAGAGGACCACTAcctttctttttatcttgtcCACGTTATCCTGGATCCAAGTTTTACACTTTGGAGAAGGCAATGTCAAAAGGAAGGCTTAACGACCTCAGTGGTTTTGCTTTGATGTCAAGACATGGGAGTGATCTACAATTTAATTGGGATCAGGTGGTGGAGTTTGCCCTATTTAATCAAGATATATTGTCAGGAAATGAGTTAAAATTTTCTGCTCAGATTATTTGTGAAGCCCTTTTTTATGGTTTTCATATACTTGTTTATAGGTCTTTGAGCAAGACTAGTATTGTTAACAGTAACTCGGTTATCCTTTTGGTTCTGGATTCTAAATATGGTGGAGTGGTGACATTTGGAGGTGACCTTAGAAAACTCGAATTTGACTCAGTTAACCCATACCAGTCTGTTGCAGAATGGATAAAAAACCATGCTGAAATCAGAGTTTCCCCTGTAGACCAAATATGGAACAAATTAGGAAATGCAATGTGGGGGGACCTAGGAACTTTAAATATTCTTTTGGCAACCTTTTACTCCATTGTTCAATGGTGCGGGCCACCAAGGAAGTCAATAGCCTCATTAGCCTCAGACCATAGCCTGCGACTTCAGAAGCGTTGGATGGAGTGTCGCCTCATTTCAAGTGAGAATGCATTGGTTTGTTTACAACAGGCTAGCCACCAACAAGGAGAGATAATTGAAGTTGATCAAAATGATAATCCTGTTCTCGGAAAGAATTCACGTATAAAGCTTAAGCAAGGTGAGGTATTAGTATTGGATGATCAACGTCAAGGTCAGAAAACCTTCCAAATACAAGAGTCTTCAGTAGGAGGGAACTATTTTCTCTATACTGCTGTTTCTTTGGAATATCCCATGGAGTTGTTAATGTTATATGTCGGTGCTCATCCATCGAGACTCGAACCCTCTTGGGAGGATATGAGTCTTTGGTATCAAGTACAAAGACAAACGAAAGTACTAAACATCTTGAAGCAACAGGGGAGTTCAAGCAAGAATTTACCAGAAATTGTCGCCTCTGGCCGCATTTTGCATTCTGGTCCTTGTAGCAAGCAGAACCCAGGTGGGAGATGTGATCACCCATGGTGTGGGACCCCAATTCTAGTAACATCACCAGTTGGTGAATCCCTTTCAACTATAGTTGCGAGGGATGGCCCTTTTTCCCCTGAGGAGGCAATTCGCTGCTGTCGAGATTGCCTGGTAGCTCTAAGAACTGCAGCAATGGCAAATGTCCAGCATGGAGATATTTGTCCGGAAAACATAATTCGTGTTGTCAACATGCAAGGTTCAAGAAGCAACATTTTGTATGTTCCAATATCTTGGGGACGCGCAGTTTTGGAAGATAGGGACAGCCCGGCCATAAACCTACAGTTCTCTTCATCTCATGCCCTTCAGCATGGGAAGCTTTGTCCCTCATCCGATGCTGAAAGCCTCATCTACCTACTGTACTTCATTTGTAGGGGCGTTTCACAGCAACAAGATTCTATTGAATCTGCATTGCAGTGGAGGGAGAGAAGCTGGGCTAAACGTGTTATTCAGCAAGAGCTTGGTGAAGTTTCAGCTCTTCTCAAGGCATTTGCTGATTATGTGGATAGCCTTTGTGGAACACCTTATCCAGTTGATTATGATATATGGTTGAAAAGATTAAGTAGGACCGTGGATGGTTCGGCAGATCGGGGTAAAATGATAGAAGAAGTTGCCATAACATTAAGGTTGGAGGATGTAGCTGAGTCTTCAGGGACATCTGGTTGTGGTAACTGA
- the LOC107415776 gene encoding transcription repressor MYB6, with the protein MGRSPCCEKEHTNKGAWTKEEDERLINYIKLHGEGCWRSLPKAAGLLRCGKSCRLRWINYLRPDLKRGNFTEDEDELIINLHSLLGNKWSLIASRLPGRTDNEIKNYWNTHIKRKLHSRGIDPQTHRPLLVHNTSTTTTTTTSITKPPPPLPTSSSSINIININDQQKSKTKSHHIQLADGAQQSAAEEEQEQEEQQDSNNTSTSTVMTGEDNDYLSHLNINLDLSIGLPNPSFQPHPHHQISFSQVSDQYSNTTTAAAAAHAHHHQPITKQQQQQLYYNGTNNYVNGAVCLCCHLGFQKNQHPCACINSVVTTTAADHNIHFFRYYIP; encoded by the exons ATGGGAAGGTCACCATGTTGTGAGAAAGAACACACAAACAAAGGAGCATGGACCAAAGAAGAAGATGAGCGTCTCATCAACTACATCAAACTTCATGGTGAAGGTTGCTGGAGATCTCTCCCCAAAGCTGCTG GATTGCTTCGTTGTGGGAAGAGTTGCAGACTTAGATGGATAAACTACCTGAGACCTGATCTCAAGAGAGGCAATTTCACTGAAGATGAGGACGAACTCATCATCAACCTTCACAGCCTACTAGGAAACAA aTGGTCTCTAATAGCGTCACGGTTACCTGGAAGAACAGACAACGAGATAAAGAACTACTGGAACACCCACATCAAGCGGAAACTCCATAGCCGAGGAATCGATCCCCAAACTCATCGTCCCCTACTAGTACACAACACTAGtactaccaccaccaccactactaGTATTACCAAACCACCTCCTCCTCTTCCTACTTCAAGTTCAAGCattaatatcattaatattaatGATCAACAAAAATCCAAAACCAAATCCCACCATATTCAGCTTGCTGATGGAGCACAACAATCAGCTgcagaagaagaacaagaacaagaagaacaaCAAGATTCAAACAATACTAGCACTAGTACTGTGATGACTGGTGAGGATAATGATTATTTGTCTCATCTCAATATCAACCTTGACCTCTCTATAGGCCTTCCCAATCCCTCCTTTCAGCCTCATCCCCATCATCAAATTTCCTTCTCCCAAGTTTCTGATCAATATTCAAACACTActactgctgctgctgctgctcaTGCTCATCATCACCAACCAATTAccaaacaacagcaacaacaactaTATTATAATGGGACTAATAATTATGTAAATGGCGCTGTGTGTTTGTGTTGCCATTTAGGGTTTCAGAAAAACCAACATCCATGTGCCTGTATTAATTCTGTGGTAACTACAACTGCAGCTGATCATAATATCCACTTTTTTAGATATTATATACCTTAA
- the LOC107415772 gene encoding uncharacterized protein LOC107415772 isoform X4 translates to MKLWFAQSSYTILADDAAIQNEETAIIKCGSEIIPGPDREGYLSYRFEVMPFPDSSPKQIKICVDVEHAKCSICLSIWHDVVTAAPCLHNFCNGCFSEWLRRSQEKHVCVLCPQCRAVVQFVGRNHFLQNIAENILQADSSLKRSNEEVAHLDSYASIQSNLVVKAGKRQTRKRIHSLVEEETELPCPQCGTEIGGFRCNHDTVHLQCQACGGMMPSRVNTFVPQHCVGCDRAFCGAYWHAQRVSVSDSHPICSRENFKPISERSISRIPFLAHEKNRVEQDVTEKCIRRMGRTLQDVMTEWIAKLNNREIDRTRMPLNHAEMITAETHLCNDCYEKLISFLLYWFRISMPKHFLPPDASKRENCWYGYSCRTQHHNVEHARKRNHVCRPTQGNNV, encoded by the exons ATGAAACTGTGGTTTGCTCAGAG TTCATATACAATACTTGCTGATGATGCTGCTATCCAAAATGAAGAAACTGCCATTATCAAGTGTGGAAGTGAAATTATTCCTGGCCCTGATAGAGAAG GGTATTTGAGCTATAGGTTCGAAGTAATGCCCTTTCCTGATTCCTCCCCAAAGCAAATAAAG ATTTGTGTTGATGTTGAGCATGCAAAATGCAGCATTTGCCTAAGCATATGGCACGATGTTGTTACTGCTGCCCCTTGCCTTCATAACTTCTG CAATGGATGTTTCTCAGAGTGGTTAAGGAGATCCCAGGAGAAACATGTGTGTGTACTCTGTCCACAGTGTAGAGCAGTTGTACAATTTGTTGGAAGAAATCATTTTCTGCAAAACATTGCAGAG AATATTCTACAAGCTGATTCTTCACTAAAACGATCCAATGAAGAAGTTGCTCATTTGGATTCCTATGCATCGATTCAATCAAATCTT GTCGTTAAGGCTGGGAAGAGGCAAACTAGGAAGAGAATTCACTCATTGGTCGAGGAAGAAACGGAGCTTCCATGCCCTCAATGTG GCACTGAGATTGGTGGGTTTCGTTGCAACCATGATACAGTTCATCTACAATGTCAAGCTTGTGGAGGAATGATGCCATCCCGAGTCAATACTTTTGTACCACAACACT GTGTAGGATGTGATAGGGCATTTTGCGGTGCTTATTGGCATGCTCAAAGAGTTTCAGTAAGTGATTCTCATCCCATATGCAGTCGTGAGAATTTTAAACCA ATCTCAGAACGATCTATCTCTAGAATTCCATTTTTGGCACATGAAAAGAACCGGGTTGAACAAGAT GTTACGGAGAAGTGCATTAGACGGATGGGGAGAACATTGCAGGATGTCATGACAGAGTGGATTGCAAAGTTGAACAACAGAGAAATTG ATAGAACAAGGATGCCACTGAATCATGCCGAGATGATAACAGCGGAGACCCATTTATGCAA TGATTGCTATGAAAAACTGATCTCATTCCTCTTGTACTGGTTCCGGATTTCAATGCCCAAACAT TTTTTACCACCAGATGCGTCAAAAAGGGAAAATTGCTGGTATGGATATTCGTGTCGGACGCAGCACCATAATGTAGAACATGCTCGCAAAAGAAATCATGTCTGCCGTCCAACACAGGGTAATAATGTGTAA
- the LOC107415773 gene encoding uncharacterized protein LOC107415773 isoform X2, with the protein MSVHSISGTSVSSKYVPSSKRAFKGLKDYGKKLADLQTFTQALEGWVSERLCTDWSNDEQVFSSPFMIDELHKLDLALEGVALQQLFRMPCSPYVPDDVKEEEYLAVEDFLHAIVNGLWRTFWHKRGPLPFFLSCPRYPGSKFYTLEKAMSKGRLNDLSGFALMSRHGSDLQFNWDQVVEFALFNQDILSGNELKFSAQIICEALFYGFHILVYRSLSKTSIVNSNSVILLVLDSKYGGVVTFGGDLRKLEFDSVNPYQSVAEWIKNHAEIRVSPVDQIWNKLGNAMWGDLGTLNILLATFYSIVQWCGPPRKSIASLASDHSLRLQKRWMECRLISSENALVCLQQASHQQGEIIEVDQNDNPVLGKNSRIKLKQGEVLVLDDQRQGQKTFQIQESSVGGNYFLYTAVSLEYPMELLMLYVGAHPSRLEPSWEDMSLWYQVQRQTKVLNILKQQGSSSKNLPEIVASGRILHSGPCSKQNPGGRCDHPWCGTPILVTSPVGESLSTIVARDGPFSPEEAIRCCRDCLVALRTAAMANVQHGDICPENIIRVVNMQGSRSNILYVPISWGRAVLEDRDSPAINLQFSSSHALQHGKLCPSSDAESLIYLLYFICRGVSQQQDSIESALQWRERSWAKRVIQQELGEVSALLKAFADYVDSLCGTPYPVDYDIWLKRLSRTVDGSADRGKMIEEVAITLRLEDVAESSGTSGCGN; encoded by the coding sequence ATGTCTGTACATAGTATATCTGGTACTTCAGTTTCAAGCAAGTATGTCCCTAGTTCTAAAAGAGCGTTCAAGGGACTAAAGGACTATGGAAAGAAACTTGCTGACCTGCAAACGTTCACACAGGCTCTTGAGGGTTGGGTTTCAGAGAGATTATGTACAGATTGGAGCAATGATGAACAAGTTTTCAGTTCCCCTTTTATGATTGATGAATTACACAAGCTTGACTTAGCATTGGAGGGGGTTGCGTTGCAGCAGCTTTTCCGCATGCCATGCTCGCCTTATGTTCCTGATGATGTAAAAGAAGAAGAGTACCTTGCTGTAGAAGACTTCCTCCATGCTATTGTAAATGGATTGTGGCGTACATTTTGGCATAAAAGAGGACCACTAcctttctttttatcttgtcCACGTTATCCTGGATCCAAGTTTTACACTTTGGAGAAGGCAATGTCAAAAGGAAGGCTTAACGACCTCAGTGGTTTTGCTTTGATGTCAAGACATGGGAGTGATCTACAATTTAATTGGGATCAGGTGGTGGAGTTTGCCCTATTTAATCAAGATATATTGTCAGGAAATGAGTTAAAATTTTCTGCTCAGATTATTTGTGAAGCCCTTTTTTATGGTTTTCATATACTTGTTTATAGGTCTTTGAGCAAGACTAGTATTGTTAACAGTAACTCGGTTATCCTTTTGGTTCTGGATTCTAAATATGGTGGAGTGGTGACATTTGGAGGTGACCTTAGAAAACTCGAATTTGACTCAGTTAACCCATACCAGTCTGTTGCAGAATGGATAAAAAACCATGCTGAAATCAGAGTTTCCCCTGTAGACCAAATATGGAACAAATTAGGAAATGCAATGTGGGGGGACCTAGGAACTTTAAATATTCTTTTGGCAACCTTTTACTCCATTGTTCAATGGTGCGGGCCACCAAGGAAGTCAATAGCCTCATTAGCCTCAGACCATAGCCTGCGACTTCAGAAGCGTTGGATGGAGTGTCGCCTCATTTCAAGTGAGAATGCATTGGTTTGTTTACAACAGGCTAGCCACCAACAAGGAGAGATAATTGAAGTTGATCAAAATGATAATCCTGTTCTCGGAAAGAATTCACGTATAAAGCTTAAGCAAGGTGAGGTATTAGTATTGGATGATCAACGTCAAGGTCAGAAAACCTTCCAAATACAAGAGTCTTCAGTAGGAGGGAACTATTTTCTCTATACTGCTGTTTCTTTGGAATATCCCATGGAGTTGTTAATGTTATATGTCGGTGCTCATCCATCGAGACTCGAACCCTCTTGGGAGGATATGAGTCTTTGGTATCAAGTACAAAGACAAACGAAAGTACTAAACATCTTGAAGCAACAGGGGAGTTCAAGCAAGAATTTACCAGAAATTGTCGCCTCTGGCCGCATTTTGCATTCTGGTCCTTGTAGCAAGCAGAACCCAGGTGGGAGATGTGATCACCCATGGTGTGGGACCCCAATTCTAGTAACATCACCAGTTGGTGAATCCCTTTCAACTATAGTTGCGAGGGATGGCCCTTTTTCCCCTGAGGAGGCAATTCGCTGCTGTCGAGATTGCCTGGTAGCTCTAAGAACTGCAGCAATGGCAAATGTCCAGCATGGAGATATTTGTCCGGAAAACATAATTCGTGTTGTCAACATGCAAGGTTCAAGAAGCAACATTTTGTATGTTCCAATATCTTGGGGACGCGCAGTTTTGGAAGATAGGGACAGCCCGGCCATAAACCTACAGTTCTCTTCATCTCATGCCCTTCAGCATGGGAAGCTTTGTCCCTCATCCGATGCTGAAAGCCTCATCTACCTACTGTACTTCATTTGTAGGGGCGTTTCACAGCAACAAGATTCTATTGAATCTGCATTGCAGTGGAGGGAGAGAAGCTGGGCTAAACGTGTTATTCAGCAAGAGCTTGGTGAAGTTTCAGCTCTTCTCAAGGCATTTGCTGATTATGTGGATAGCCTTTGTGGAACACCTTATCCAGTTGATTATGATATATGGTTGAAAAGATTAAGTAGGACCGTGGATGGTTCGGCAGATCGGGGTAAAATGATAGAAGAAGTTGCCATAACATTAAGGTTGGAGGATGTAGCTGAGTCTTCAGGGACATCTGGTTGTGGTAACTGA
- the LOC107415772 gene encoding uncharacterized protein LOC107415772 isoform X2 → MVEVGEGSGVKPTAEIWAKLVPLDPGYSDIEIRSDETVVCSEVSSSSVEKREWCKISRNLDLVSATIRNESSYTILADDAAIQNEETAIIKCGSEIIPGPDREGYLSYRFEVMPFPDSSPKQIKICVDVEHAKCSICLSIWHDVVTAAPCLHNFCNGCFSEWLRRSQEKHVCVLCPQCRAVVQFVGRNHFLQNIAENILQADSSLKRSNEEVAHLDSYASIQSNLVVKAGKRQTRKRIHSLVEEETELPCPQCGTEIGGFRCNHDTVHLQCQACGGMMPSRVNTFVPQHCVGCDRAFCGAYWHAQRVSVSDSHPICSRENFKPISERSISRIPFLAHEKNRVEQDVTEKCIRRMGRTLQDVMTEWIAKLNNREIDRTRMPLNHAEMITAETHLCNDCYEKLISFLLYWFRISMPKHFLPPDASKRENCWYGYSCRTQHHNVEHARKRNHVCRPTQGNNV, encoded by the exons ATGGTGGAAGTCGGTGAAGGCTCCGGTGTAAAACCCACTGCCGAAATCTGGGCCAAGCTTG TTCCACTGGACCCAGGATATTCAGATATTGAGATTAGGTCAGATGAAACTGTGGTTTGCTCAGAGGTCAGTTCCTCTTCTGTTGAAAAACGTGAATGGTGTAAAATATCGCGAAATTTAGATTTGGTTTCTGCCACAATCCGAAATGAGAG TTCATATACAATACTTGCTGATGATGCTGCTATCCAAAATGAAGAAACTGCCATTATCAAGTGTGGAAGTGAAATTATTCCTGGCCCTGATAGAGAAG GGTATTTGAGCTATAGGTTCGAAGTAATGCCCTTTCCTGATTCCTCCCCAAAGCAAATAAAG ATTTGTGTTGATGTTGAGCATGCAAAATGCAGCATTTGCCTAAGCATATGGCACGATGTTGTTACTGCTGCCCCTTGCCTTCATAACTTCTG CAATGGATGTTTCTCAGAGTGGTTAAGGAGATCCCAGGAGAAACATGTGTGTGTACTCTGTCCACAGTGTAGAGCAGTTGTACAATTTGTTGGAAGAAATCATTTTCTGCAAAACATTGCAGAG AATATTCTACAAGCTGATTCTTCACTAAAACGATCCAATGAAGAAGTTGCTCATTTGGATTCCTATGCATCGATTCAATCAAATCTT GTCGTTAAGGCTGGGAAGAGGCAAACTAGGAAGAGAATTCACTCATTGGTCGAGGAAGAAACGGAGCTTCCATGCCCTCAATGTG GCACTGAGATTGGTGGGTTTCGTTGCAACCATGATACAGTTCATCTACAATGTCAAGCTTGTGGAGGAATGATGCCATCCCGAGTCAATACTTTTGTACCACAACACT GTGTAGGATGTGATAGGGCATTTTGCGGTGCTTATTGGCATGCTCAAAGAGTTTCAGTAAGTGATTCTCATCCCATATGCAGTCGTGAGAATTTTAAACCA ATCTCAGAACGATCTATCTCTAGAATTCCATTTTTGGCACATGAAAAGAACCGGGTTGAACAAGAT GTTACGGAGAAGTGCATTAGACGGATGGGGAGAACATTGCAGGATGTCATGACAGAGTGGATTGCAAAGTTGAACAACAGAGAAATTG ATAGAACAAGGATGCCACTGAATCATGCCGAGATGATAACAGCGGAGACCCATTTATGCAA TGATTGCTATGAAAAACTGATCTCATTCCTCTTGTACTGGTTCCGGATTTCAATGCCCAAACAT TTTTTACCACCAGATGCGTCAAAAAGGGAAAATTGCTGGTATGGATATTCGTGTCGGACGCAGCACCATAATGTAGAACATGCTCGCAAAAGAAATCATGTCTGCCGTCCAACACAGGGTAATAATGTGTAA